One part of the Candida albicans SC5314 chromosome R, complete sequence genome encodes these proteins:
- a CDS encoding mismatch repair ATPase (Ortholog(s) have DNA-dependent ATPase activity, dinucleotide insertion or deletion binding, guanine/thymine mispair binding activity, role in mismatch repair, mitochondrial DNA repair and mitochondrion localization) gives MILRRNNIIPLRHLTSGCRLFARKAATKKAPSPLLEEWDRGGRNQDTGLSPLLASMKRLIDSNPGCVSLIQVGSFYELYFEQAEEYGPKLGLKIAKKKTSNHVVPFAGFPTTQLRKFTEMLIHEQQVNVAIIDQCDQGSKTNQNLVHRKISRIITPGTLIDESFLNFNENNYLVAISFAPSSLSLPPDPQMKVGLSWTDISVGESFVQLTTLGELSSDIARINPSEILLPKEFQDHNLHLGQWYSPLQELKRYIIRYHSTTNYNELKLQYHDSIQKVRRHLETFSPREQAALNMIMSYMSINLPDVDILMTLPTRYFNETCLQMDSRTREALELTERTIAGRTSSVGSLVSVIKRTCTSSGTRLLTEWIKSPSLDTKDIEKRQSFVKMFLKNQHLKIVTRQHLQQLGDFIRNLQKLVVGRGDPVNQLVYAASTLDGLQKLRDFLVEEYEQNPKKLSCLKNLLEKFDIPKHLAEKIYNTIDIEEQTIPGEGSEEIEEPTEVVEDTNSSYTNSFLEKYRSKQEGNTDAENFYSVKRDFNDELKILHDELSELEVEEHKLWSKLRNVLDDIDVKLNIGKKIVLGRYNNVILITGKTSSISKASAKLDGDILYEKKMSLVYRSTEWNDIQHLILDKKEAILLVERKIIEELKSEVTRRFPEFRELAGLADFLDVTSSLAIVAEENNWTCPKLIKTPRLSVEGGRHVVVESSLKDSGNMFIPNDSKMGTDGTLWVISGPNMGGKSTYLRQNALIVILAQIGSFVPAEKATIGLVDKIFTRIGATDDLFNDLSTFMVEMVEVSNILTNATPSSLAIVDEIGRGTSGKEGLAIAYATLLSLLQVNKCRTLFATHFGKELEQLLVANNIDQKNIRYFRTRVLENGDNEKGFVIDHTLEPGISERSHALDVARMAGFPENALKAAEKVLDNL, from the coding sequence ATGATACtaagaagaaataatataataccACTCCGCCATTTGACTTCAGGTTGTCGGCTCTTTGCTAGAAAAGCAGCCACTAAAAAGGCACCGTCACCTCTACTTGAGGAATGGGATCGCGGGGGGAGAAATCAAGATACAGGACTTTCCCCTTTATTAGCATCTATGAAGCGATTGATAGATCTGAATCCTGGGTGTGTTAGCTTAATCCAAGTTGGGAGTTTTTATGAACTTTATTTCGAGCAGGCGGAGGAATATGGTCCTAAATTGGGACTAAAGATtgcaaaaaagaaaacccTGAATCATGTTGTTCCATTCGCCGGATTTCCAACTACACAATTGCGAAAATTTACAGAAATGCTAATTCATGAACAGCAAGTTAACGTTGCCATTATTGATCAATGTGACCAAGGGTCCAagacaaatcaaaatttggtGCATCGTAAGATTTCAAGAATCATTACACCTGGGACATTAATTGACGAGTCGTTTCTAAATTTCAACGAGAATAACTACCTTGTTGCCATTTCGTTTGCTCCCAGCTCATTGAGTCTTCCACCAGACCCACAAATGAAAGTTGGACTATCATGGACTGATATTTCCGTTGGTGAATCATTTGTACAACTAACCACATTAGGTGAATTGAGTTCAGATATTGCCAGAATCAACCCCAGTGAAATATTGCTACCTAAGGAGTTCCAAGACCACAATTTACATTTGGGTCAATGGTATAGCCCCTTACAGGAATTGAAACGCTATATCATCAGGTATCATAGTACTACCAACTATAACGAGTTGAAATTACAATATCATGACAGTATTCAAAAAGTTAGAAGACATTTGGAAACTTTTTCTCCACGAGAACAAGCTGCCTTAAATATGATAATGTCGTACATGAGTATAAACTTACCTGatgttgatattttgatGACTTTGCCAACTAGATATTTCAATGAGACTTGTTTACAGATGGATTCAAGGACAAGAGAAGCTTTAGAGTTAACCGAGAGAACGATAGCTGGAAGAACCTCTTCTGTTGGTTCATTGGTTTCTGTCATTAAGCGAACATGCACATCGTCCGGTACGAGGTTGTTAACTGAATGGATAAAGTCCCCATCTTTAGACACCAAAGATATCGAAAAGAGACAATCATTTGTAAAaatgtttttgaaaaatcagCACTTAAAAATAGTGACTAGACAGCATTTACAGCAGTTGGGTGATTTCATAAGAAACTTGCAAAAGTTAGTGGTGGGACGTGGAGATCCTGTCAATCAGTTAGTGTATGCAGCAAGCACTTTGGATGGTTTACAAAAATTACGGGATTTTTTGGTTGAAGAATACGAACAGAACCCCAAAAAATTGTCTTGTTTAAAAAATCTccttgaaaaatttgacatCCCAAAACATTTAGCAGAGAAAATATATAACACAATAGATATTGAGGAACAGACAATTCCCGGTGAAGGTAGTGAAGAGATCGAGGAGCCAACAGAGGTAGTTGAAGATACTAATCTGAGTTACACTAATAGTTTCCTAGAGAAATATCGATCAAAACAAGAGGGGAACACGGACGcagaaaatttttattctgTGAAAAGAGATTTCAATGACGAATTGAAGATTTTGCATGACGAGTTGAGTGAGTTGGAAGTGGAGGAACACAAACTTTGGAGTAAGTTGCGCAATGTCCTTGACGATATTGATGTGAAATTAAATATCggcaaaaaaattgtacTTGGCCGTTACAATAATGTAATTTTAATAACTGGCAAAACATCTTCAATAAGTAAAGCAAGTGCTAAATTGGATGGTGATATTCTCTATGAGAAAAAAATGTCACTTGTATACAGATCAACAGAATGGAATGATATTCAGCATCTAATATTAGACAAAAAGGAAGCCATTTTGTTggttgaaagaaaaatcataGAAGAGCTCAAACTGGAAGTAACACGGAGATTTCCTGAATTTCGTGAATTGGCTGGGTTGGCTGATTTTCTAGATGTCACTTCTTCCCTTGCAATTGTCGCAGAAGAGAACAATTGGACCTGTCCTAAGTTAATTAAAACTCCTCGTCTCTCAGTGGAAGGTGGTAGgcatgttgttgttgaatctAGTTTGAAAGATTCTGGCAATATGTTTATCCCCAATGATTCCAAAATGGGTACAGATGGGACTTTGTGGGTTATCTCGGGTCCCAACATGGGAGGTAAAAGTACTTATTTAAGACAGAATGCTTTAATTGTGATTTTAGCACAAATTGGTTCATTTGTTCCCGCTGAAAAGGCAACTATAGGGTTGgttgataaaatttttaCTCGTATTGGAGCAACTGACGATTTATTCAATGATTTGAGTACTTTTATGGTGGAAATGGTTGAGGTAAGCAACATTTTAACTAATGCAACCCCGCTGTCATTAGCCATTGTCGATGAGATTGGACGAGGAACAAGTGGCAAAGAAGGATTAGCAATCGCATATGCTACATTACTCAGTCTATTGCAAGTTAACAAATGTAGAACCTTGTTTGCTACACATTTTGGAAAAGAATTGGAACAGCTTTTGGTTGCCAATAATATagaccaaaaaaatattcgCTATTTTCGTACAAGAGTATTAGAGAATGGCGACAATGAGAAAGGCTTTGTTATCGACCATACATTGGAGCCGGGAATCAGTGAACGTTCTCATGCATTAGATGTTGCCCGAATGGCAGGGTTTCCTGAAAACGCACTAAAGGCTGCAGAAAAAGTACTAGATAATTTATAG
- the EAF7 gene encoding Eaf7p (Subunit of the NuA4 histone acetyltransferase complex), whose product MATLDENNPSKQTHRHWSIENEIKLFSLLCDYKPAGKNKQHNIKIIINNINESLDSKEEPFSEYDVWNKLRSLYDLEKIDQIEELSTENTSTEETTNQVSSGSANITKDTKNAKTTLDAKEPIQDKKEMDKEKSESSSLSTPEPPQRRTRSARDTTKSKRNLRDTPKEKSQYNDEEITSGGAEKSKVEVSSTSDHTDDQSPTPGSTKKGLDEQTNDDMSDIEDVDKDKGDETIAKIKKENTSEQEEDKNKKQTEEEAEEEEEEGDHVSGDERESKNKDTSEDEDGEDNEDQDEDDVEVIEDSHTDKENESSSEESSPEPMTKRTRQRTRSTHEKTEHTSPNIKKRTRQSVKFDDKPAEPSDTGSRKRRAPPGSVSPPHPPKTRRRTRSVTHEIEEEDASTQSADDAEPEIIKVETRHTTRRSSRISMEPSSSTPNVRVRRSSRKR is encoded by the coding sequence ATGGCAACTTTGGATGAGAATAACCCTTCTAAACAAACTCATAGACATTGGTCCATCGAGAATGAGATAAAGCTATTCAGCTTATTGTGCGATTATAAGCCCGCTGgtaaaaacaaacaacacaatattaaaatcattatcaacaatattaatGAATCTTTAGACTCTAAGGAGGAACCCTTCAGCGAATATGACGTGTGGAATAAATTGAGGTCTTTATATGATCTAGAAAAGATTGACCAGATTGAGGAATTACTGACTGAGAACACCAGTACAGAAGAAACCACAAACCAAGTGCTGTCTGGATCTGCAAATATCACGAAGGACACCAAGAACGCTAAAACTACTTTGGATGCAAAAGAGCCAATTCAAGATAAGAAAGAAATGGATAAAGAGAAATCAGAATCGTCATCATTGTCTACCCCTGAACCACCACAAAGAAGAACTAGAAGTGCCAGAGATACAACAAAATCGAAACGTAACTTGCGTGATACACCTAAAGAGAAGTCACAATacaatgatgaagaaataaCTCTGGGTGGTGCTGAAAAATCGAAAGTGGAAGTGAGTAGTACAAGTGATCATACAGATGATCAATCGCCAACGCCAGGAAGTACAAAAAAGGGTCTAGATGAGCAGACAAACGACGATATGAGTGATATTGAAGATGTAGACAAAGATAAGGGGGATGAGACAATTGCTAAAATtaagaaagaaaacacTTCTGagcaagaagaagataaaaacaaaaagcagacagaagaagaggcagaagaagaggaagaagaaggtgATCATGTTAGCGGAGATGAAAGGGAAAGCAAAAATAAGGACACTAGTGAAGATGAGGATGGtgaagataatgaagatcaagatgaagatgatgttGAAGTAATTGAGGACAGCCATActgataaagaaaatgaatctAGTTCAGAAGAATCATCACCTGAACCAATGACTAAACGAACGAGACAAAGAACAAGGTCCACCCATGAAAAAACAGAACACACGTCACCTAATATCAAAAAGAGAACAAGACAGAGTGTCAAATTTGACGACAAGCCTGCAGAGCCCTCCGATACAGGTTCTAGAAAAAGACGAGCTCCGCCAGGATCAGTATCTCCTCCACATCCTCCTAAAACACGAAGACGTACAAGATCAGTAACCCATGAAATAGAGGAAGAGGATGCTTCGACACAGAGTGCTGATGATGCTGAGCCAGAAATAATCAAGGTAGAAACGAGACATACAACAAGAAGGTCCAGTCGTATACTGATGGAACcctcatcatcaacaccaaACGTCAGAGTAAGACGCAGTAGTCGTAAAAGATGA
- a CDS encoding mitochondrial 37S ribosomal protein uS4m (Putative mitochondrial ribosomal component of the small subunit; possibly an essential gene, disruptants not obtained by UAU1 method; Spider biofilm repressed) → MPRRIDKVSSMTKGHITMSMNKLNLFNIYRKDPLQYFGKTLYQQKWAAKTETRNYHGQQIKEKRFKNVLFDSNLKTYSQLDASLKGHDVAPTPITLQTYGTLEKRLEIALFRSMFASSVRQARQFILGGYVKVNGVVIKHPSFPLQSGDVFSVDPEKVLFALGKTKPSLEKALSVDKKQIKKWNNYVFEAKKNPEKIWDLKQNKPDSLDTLKQVEDFEKQKKSVQNAQKLMKIQQNQVTRQSILQEIIQLGNAASEPASLETFNKYGDVARTKCLQIYQTLTNKNHPITKDPSTKNIEGFLAKDENKSPEEKHEVRLINSTLRELQSSEWERIRIQFENFEEGTDTKFFQTSFAKALRGVPKLNKEEILEDESKAKVQLPWQKHLFGRKDPSRSYFTPWTPRPFLGAFAILPSHIEISFDTCHAIYLRDPVARPGHSEVISPFPDHVHERAYMYYVRKGKS, encoded by the coding sequence ATGCCAAGACGTATAGACAAAGTCAGTAGTATGACCAAAGGTCATATTACTATGTCtatgaataaattgaatttgtttaatatttACAGAAAGGATCCATTACAGTATTTTGGAAAAACATTGTACCAACAAAAATGGGCAGCCAAAACAGAAACCAGAAACTATCATGGCCAACAAATTAAGGAAAAGAGGTTCAAAAATGTCTTgtttgattcaaatttgaaaacatatTCTCAATTAGACGCTTCATTAAAAGGTCACGATGTTGCACCAACCCCTATTACTTTACAAACATATGGAACTTTGGAAAAGAGATTAGAAATTGCTTTGTTCAGAAGTATGTTCGCCAGTTCTGTCAGACAAGCCAGACAATTTATACTTGGTGGATACGTCAAAGTCAATGGTGTTGTTATAAAACACCCATCCTTCCCCTTACAAAGCGGGGATGTGTTTAGTGTTGATCCAGAAAAAGTATTGTTTGCCCTTGGTAAAACTAAACCAAGTCTAGAAAAGGCCTTAAGCGTTGATAAAAAACAGATTAAAAAATGGAACAATTATGTTTTTGAAGCCAAGAAGAATCCAGAGAAAATATGGGATTTAAAGCAAAATAAACCAGATCTGTTGGACACTTTAAAGCAAGTTGAAGATTtcgaaaaacaaaagaagtCAGTTCAAAATGCtcaaaaattaatgaaaatccAACAAAATCAAGTTACAAGACAGTCAATTTTGCAAGAAATTATTCAACTTGGAAATGCTGCCTCTGAACCTGCTTCATTGGAAACCTTTAATAAATACGGTGACGTAGCACGTACAAAGTGTTTACAAATATATCAGACATTGACAAATAAGAACCACCCAATAACAAAAGATCCTTCCACTAAGAACATTGAGGGTTTCTTGGCCAAGGACGAAAATAAGTCACCAGAAGAAAAACACGAAGTAAGATTAATCAATTCTACATTGCGTGAATTACAAAGCAGTGAATGGGAGAGAATTCGTatacaatttgaaaattttgaagaagGCACTGAcaccaaattttttcaaacttcATTTGCCAAGGCTTTGAGAGGTGTACCCAAATTGAATAAGGAAGAGATTTTGGAAGATGAATCTAAAGCAAAAGTTCAATTGCCTTGGCAAAAACATCTTTTTGGAAGAAAGGACCCATCAAGATCATATTTCACTCCATGGACACCAAGACCATTTTTGGGAGCATTTGCAATTTTGCCATCTCACATTGAAATATCTTTTGATACATGCCATGCAATTTACTTGAGAGACCCTGTTGCCAGACCAGGACATTCAGAAGTTATTTCACCATTCCCTGATCATGTTCATGAAAGAGCATATATGTACTACGTGAGAAAAGGTAAATCGTaa
- a CDS encoding S-adenosylmethionine-dependent methyltransferase (Ortholog(s) have S-adenosylmethionine-dependent methyltransferase activity, role in translational readthrough and mitochondrion localization), producing the protein MSRISAKLIRDARRISPFLPRLLPANRTIEQASLELKWIKQELPKEDWNDAVNQRYQLVPLQYILGSQPFGELNIKCTQGVLIPRWETQEWCNKLVETLKQTHVKQLVVLDACTGTGCIPLLIGHELNNIAPKIYGLDVSGKAFDLANENLSLYKQRYPNNPIDLKFYLGDVFDAEIMDKLGLPKINLLTSNPPYIPYHDYIKSIDRDGVAKSVKLYEPSLALLGDGEFYRSLVQNILRPSQAEAFVFEIGYKNQADYVNFLLEDDSAWSIGVMKDSSNHIRCVLGWLNGSDFDGLKTLCDDVYVR; encoded by the coding sequence atGTCACGAATAAGTGCAAAACTTATACGGGACGCTAGAAGAATCTCACCATTTCTACCACGATTACTACCAGCAAATAGAACAATTGAGCAGGCATCTTTAGAACTAAAATGGATCAAGCAGGAATTACCTAAAGAAGATTGGAATGATGCAGTTAATCAACGATATCAACTAGTTCCATTGCAGTATATTCTCGGAAGCCAACCGTTTGGAGAATTGAATATTAAATGTACGCAGGGTGTTTTGATACCAAGATGGGAGACCCAGGAATGGTGCAATAAACTCGTTGAGACACTTAAGCAGACACACGTGAAGCAGTTGGTGGTATTAGATGCTTGTACTGGTACAGGATGCATACCATTATTGATTGGTCACGAATTGAACAATATTGCCCCAAAGATTTATGGGCTTGATGTTTCTGGTAAAGCTTTTGATTTGGCAAATGAGAATTTATCATTGTATAAGCAAAGATATCCTAACAATCccattgatttgaaattttatttagGTGATGTCTTTGATGCGGAGATTATGGACAAGCTCGGTCTACctaaaataaatttattgactTCCAATCCTCCTTATATTCCATACCATGACTATATTAAATCTATTGACAGAGATGGTGTCGCAAAATCAGTGAAATTGTATGAACCGAGTTTGGCGTTACTTGGGGATGGTGAATTTTACCGTTCGTTGGTGCAGAATATTTTGCGACCATCGCAAGCAGAGGcgtttgtttttgaaattggataTAAGAATCAGGCTGATTATGTCAATTTTCTTCTCGAGGATGACAGTGCGTGGTCAATTGGAGTTATGAAAGATTCATCAAATCATATTAGATGTGTTTTAGGTTGGTTGAATGGTTCAGATTTTGATGGATTAAAAACTTTATGTGATGATGTTTATGTTCGTTGa
- a CDS encoding tRNA 1-methyladenosine methyltransferase subunit (Ortholog(s) have tRNA (adenine-N1-)-methyltransferase activity, role in tRNA methylation and nucleus, tRNA (m1A) methyltransferase complex localization) encodes MSDFKKSETTIQSGQHVLIRLPSEGLKIVHLQDTGIIGLGKFGSFEVSNILGYPLGTSFEIIEDHKVKPIKSISTLDLTDSDETVQRQELTKMFSDSAENNQNIINIGSKIQKLSKDDIDELKKSGASSNVGQMIIEKMIAGHEGFDKKTIFSQQKYLKRKQQKFLRRFTVDYLGGSELLQYYIEKDLNRVLDLSVETLGLMLTYSNVRPGGKYLIIDETGGVLTYAMMERMNCEGTIVSIHENEHANLIALRYSDYGNELETKTVKSVNWLQFIDPQSERIDWTDLPDEEVKKIKNKSQYKKRRDRALQINEVIQLVEEGNFDAFISVSTLNMSEVLEYVLPKIGGSRPIVVYNQFKESLLEVQQALSGDKRVLAPSIYETRVRPYQTIPGRMHPVMTNRGGGGYILWGTRVIPHDAITAVGKGFAKRKRVETPSKTDTGTVEVQNDQENSA; translated from the coding sequence ATGTCcgatttcaaaaaaagtGAAACTACCATCCAATCTGGTCAACATGTTTTGATCCGTCTACCATCAGAGGGGTTGAAAATCGTTCATTTACAAGATACAGGTATAATAGGATTAGGGAAATTTGGATCTTTTGAAGTTTCCAATATTTTGGGCTACCCATTGGGCACgtcatttgaaattattgaagatCACAAGGTGAAGCCAATCAAGAGTATATCCACTTTGGATTTGACAGATTCTGATGAAACAGTTCAACGTCAAGAATTGACCAAAATGTTTTCTGATAGCGCtgaaaataatcaaaatattattaatattggatctaaaattcaaaaattatctaaagatgatattgacgaattgaaaaaactgGGTGCTAGTTCTAACGTTGGTCAAATgatcattgaaaaaatgatTGCTGGGCATGAAGGGTTTGATAAGAAAACCATATTTTCCCAACAAAAATACCTTAAAAGAAAGCAACAAAAGTTTTTGAGACGTTTCACAGTTGATTATCTTGGAGGGAGTGAATTATTGCAGTATTATATTGAGAAAGATTTGAATAGGGTTTTAGATCTTAGTGTTGAAACCTTAGGCTTGATGTTGACATACAGTAATGTTCGTCCTGGTGGGAAATATCTTATAATTGACGAAACAGGTGGAGTGTTAACTTATGCAATGATGGAAAGAATGAATTGCGAAGGAACAATAGTTTCAATTCACGAGAATGAACATGCAAATTTAATAGCCTTAAGATATTCAGACTATGGTAATGAATTGGAAACTAAGACCGTGAAAAGTGTGAATTGGTTACAATTTATAGACCCTCAAAGCGAGAGAATTGATTGGACAGATCTTCCAGACgaagaagttaaaaaaattaagaatAAAAGCCAGTATAAAAAACGTCGTGACCGTGCTTTACAGATTAATGAAGTTATTCAACTAGTTGAAGAAGGAAATTTTGATGCATTCATATCTGTCTCAACATTAAATATGTCTGAAGTGTTAGAGTATGTCCTTCCTAAAATCGGTGGCTCTAGACCGATTGTCGTgtataatcaattcaaagaaTCATTGTTAGAGGTTCAACAAGCATTGTCAGGAGACAAAAGAGTGTTAGCTCCATCCATATATGAAACCAGAGTTAGACCATACCAAACTATTCCAGGACGGATGCATCCTGTGATGACAAATAGAGGCGGTGGTGGTTATATATTGTGGGGGACACGAGTGATTCCTCATGATGCTATTACTGCAGTGGGCAAGGGATTCGCAAAGCGAAAGAGAGTGGAAACTCCATCGAAGACTGACACAGGAACAGTAGAAGTACAAAACGATCAAGAGAACTCTGCCTAA